TAGATTATGAAGAAACAGATTTCTATGAATTAGAAATACAAGCAGAAGATGGAGGAGCATATCATGCAATGGCAAAAGTATTTATTACAGTAGAAGATGTAAATGACAACAGTCCAGAGGTGACTGTTACATCTCTGTTTAGTCCCCTATTGGAAGACTCACCTCTGGGGACTGTTATAGCTCTTTTAAATGTGCATGATCCAGACTCTGGACAGAATGGACAGGTCACCTGTTCAATATCAGGGGATCTACCATTTAAGTTAGAAAAATCCATCGACAGTTATTATAGGCTGGTGACACACAGAACCCTGGACAGGGAACAGGTATCCTCTTACAATATCACAGTGACAGCCACGGATGGAGGAAATCCACCCCTATTAACGGACACTCACTTCACCCTGCAAGTGGCAGATATTAATGATAACCCACCCACCTTTTCCCACATCTCCTACTTCACCTATATCTTGGAGAACAACCCTAGAGGTGCCTCCATCTTCTCGGTAACTGCACTAGACCCAGACAGCAAAGAGAATGCTCAGGTTATTTACTCCCTAGCTGAAAACACTTTCCAGGAAGCACCTCTATCCTCCTATATCTCTATAAACTCAGACACAGGAGTCCTGTATGCACTGAGATCCTTTGACTATGAACAGTTtcgtgatctacagattcaggtGATTGCCACTGACAGTGGGGACCCACCACTCAGCAGCAATATGTCATTGAGTATATTCGTGCTGGACCAGAATGACAATGCACCAGAGATCCTGTACCCTACCCTCCCCATCGATGGCTCCACTGGTGTGGAGCTGGCTCCCCGATATGCAGAGCCTGGCTACCTGGTCACCAAAGTGGTGGCAGTGGACAGAGACTCAGGCCAGAACGCCTGGCTGTCCTACCACCTGCTCAAGGCCAGCGAGCCTGGGCTCTTCCAGGTGGGGCTGCACACGGGAGAGGTGCGCACAGCTCGGGCCCTGCTGGACAGAGACGCGCTCAAGCAGAGCCTGGTGGTGGCGGTGCAGGACCACGGCCAGCCCCCTCTCTCGGCCACCATCACGCTCACTGTGGCCATTGCTGACAGCATCCCAGATGTCCTGGCTGACTTGGGCAGCCTGGAAGCCCCACGTGACTCCCAAGCTTCAGACCTCACGCTGTACCTGGTGGTGGCTGTGGCCTCAGTCTCCTGCGTCTTCCTCGCCTTTGTCATCGTGCTGCTGGCGCTCAGGCTGAGGCGCTGGCACGCGTCGCGTCTGCtccaggctgcaggaggagggCTGCTGGGCGTGCCGGCCTCGGCCTCGCAGTTTGTGGGCGTGGACGGGGTGCGGGCGTTCCTGCAGACCTATTCTCACGAGGTGTCCCTGACCGCGGGCTCGCGGGAGAGTCACATGATCTTCCCGCAGCCCAACTATGTGGACACGCTCCTCAGCCAGGAGAGCTGTGAGAAAAAGGATCCTTTGTCTTTGTTGGATGATTCGAAGTTTCCTATAGAAGACACCCCTTTGGCTCCAGTGAGTTTTactctctttcttttaagaattataattGGTATCACTTTTAGGTTTACAGCATAATGATAGAATATTTCAatctatattttcactttttcctccGTTTGAGTGATATTTGTTTCTTGTTAAAAGAAGAACAGAACTTGATGGTTAGTAAGGTTAATATGTTTGCTTTCCGGTCAACATTCACTTAATCCCAGTGAAGGCCTATGGTTACAAGCTGTTATGGTTTGCCTTGCAGAACCTTCTACTTTATAGTTTTGTTTAGTATAGTATGACAGTCCCTGAGAGGACTCTCATATAGAAGTGTCTGTCAATTTATGTGCACTTCTGTTGGCCACATGTTGAAATCCTCCTTAGGCAACCCTAGCTCTTGTTTTGAAGGCGGGTCTGGTAAGAATAGGTGAATATCAGAACTAAAAGCATTAGCTtcattggaaacaacccaaatacaaGATTCCTCAATGTTCTTCCCAACacctttgtggttttcttttcaaccTATACCTTGTAGTGATAGTTACAGCTAAATATGCTTCCTAGATAgatttgaatttttcattaatattctaTTGACAATTGATAACAATGTGATAATAATGTGTGCTTAAATATTTCCAAGTGTAATCACAATTGGTAACAATGCAACATCCGTTTTGCTTGCCATTCTAATTTCATACTGTTATATGGAAGACATAGCATTTTAATTTGACTTTCCTTACTCAGTAGGGATTCTAGAGAACATATAGAAGGTTAACATATAGAAGCAAATTTTGGGTTCTTCCGTCAGCATTTTTCGTTAAATTCTCTTATGTctaaggatgaaaaaaatatagactGGGGATACAGGTTCCTACATGTTTCCAAGTACAGGAGCAAAGGGTCTGTGCCAACAGTATTTCAGTAGCTCTTTAATGTAGAAGAAAGAAGACCCACCTCAATTTCTGAAAACTCTGAAATTAGGAGTCAcaataaacttaaagaaatatCATTTCTGTGGGAGATCTGAATATAAGCAGAGATGTACACAAAATTATTCTAAACAAATGATCAGTAGAGTTATGATCAGTGATCAGTAAGTCCATTTACTTTATTGAAGATGGTGATGTGCTTGGTTTGATatcttacttttaatttattactaATATTCTTCTAAACTAATATGGTAGCACAAAGTCAAAGAATGCCCTAATGTGTCTCAAAATATTTAGGGAATCATGACTTTTCTCATGTCATCTAACATTTGTTCAATAATAGGtctgtggggggatccctgggtggctcagcggtttggcgcctgcctttggcccagggcgtgatcctggagtcccgggagcctgtttctccctcctcctgtgtctctgcctctttctctctctctgtctatcacaaataaaaataaataaatcttttttaaaaatgcaataatagGTCTGTGGAAGGAGAGTACATCTCTGTGGGGCAGTTTTTAGCTTAAATTAttgaaacagggatccctggtggctcagcggtttagcacctgcctttggcccagggtgtgatcctggagacccgggattgggtcctgcattgggctccctgcatggagcctgcctctccctctgcctgtgtctctgcctctctctctctccatgcctcccatgaataaataaataaaatcttgaaaaaaacttATTGAAACAGACATTTTGAATTTCTGTCTTTGGGGTCAAAATTACTATGCATCtgtctgaaataattttttgttctGAAAAATACAGACTTAAAAAAACTCTTTTGATATGTAGCTATTTTAAGTgttctaaaatattattatttaaaggcAGTAGAGAACACTTTAGATGATTGTAATGAATATGGGAATGACTGCCTTCTAGTTCCTAAATATGGAGGATGGATTAATACTTTCTAGCTAAACATAAGCTAGTattgaagacaaaaaaaagttttttgctTGTCTTCAGTACTTGCCTTTGTGGATGATACCTTAAAAAAGGAACAACAGTGATTACCTCTGGATGGGAGAACTGGATAGCAATAGGCCATGGGATAGAAGACCTACTTTCCACTctatattctgtgtttttttttttttgaattttgaaaaatctttttaccTGTTCAGAGACTATGtaaatttttaacatatataacatatgatAGTTTTGACCATGTGAAACATATTTcatgatgaaaatgaaatcagtgaAAAATAAGATTCAATATTTTAGCAGTTATcatcttacattttaaaaagatttcctggggctcctgggtggctcagtcggtagaacatgcaactcttgatcttggggttgtgggttcgagccccacattgggtgaaAAGTTTActtaaatgttttagaaattaaaaaaataaaaggatttccTGATAGAAAAACTAGATTGCGGTTCCACACAGAGCCTCTGGGCGCCGCTGTCGGCCAGTACAGGGCAAATGCTATCGCCAGGGATTCCTCTGCCTCTAGCCTGGGTTTTCCTGTGCAGTCAACGACATAAAGAGAAAGAACCGCTTACACTCCGGTTCCTGGCTGCGCATACTCTCCCCAGCACACAGAGATTCCCAGTCCCAAGACCGTAGGCTCTGTATGTTCTGGGCCGAATGCTACCAGTGTGATAGCATGCACTTTCTCCAGCTGGAAAGACTGGGACCCGACGAGAACTAGAGCACGCAATGGGAGGGAGCTGTGTTCGGAGGCGGCCAGCCGGCAGGCGGCAAGTACTATTTCCCTTCCTGCTACCTTTGTTCTACCCCGCGCTCTGCGAGCCCATCCGCTACTCGATTCCCGAGGAACTGGCCAAGGGCTCGGTGGTGGGGAACCTCGCCAAGGATCTTGGGCTCAGCGTCCTGGATGTGTCGGCTCGGAAGCTGCGAGTTAGTGCGGAGAAGCTGCTTTTCAACGTAGACGCAGAGAGCGGGGACTTACTTGTGAAAGACCGAATAGACCGTGAGCAGATATGCAAAGAGAGAAGAAGATGTGAGTTGCAGTTGGAAGCCATGGTGGaaaatcctttaaatatttttcatatcattgtggttgTTGAGGACATTAACGACCATGCCCCTCAATttcataaagatgaaataaatttagaaatcagTGAATCTGTCACCCCAGGGACTGGAATAATTCTTGAGTCTGCAGAAGATCCTGATATTAATATGAATTCACTGAACAAATACCAACTAAGTCCGAATGAGTATTTCTCCTTGGTGGTGAAAGACAATCCCGATGGTGGCAAATATCCAGAATTAGTACTGAAGAAGACCCTGGACCGAGAAACACAAAGCTCTCATCATTTGGTACTAACAGCCTTAGATAGTGGGGATCCACCACAAAGCAGCACAGCTCAGATCCGAATCCTGGTGGTGGATGCCAATGATAACCCTCCAGTGTTCAGCCAAAATTTGTACAAGGTCAGTCTTCTAGAAGGCGTGCCCCCAGGCACTTTAGTGGTGAAGGTGAGTGCCACTGACCAAGATGAAGGCTTCAATGCTGAGATTACCTACTCATTCCTTGGTGTGGTTAATAAAGCCCAGCACGTGTTCTCTCTGGATTCTGCTACAGGAAGCATTATAACTCATCAACCCTTGGATTTTGAAGAAGTAGAAAGATATACCATGGATGTAGAAGCCAAGGACCGAGGATCCCTCTCTACACAGTGTAAAGTAATCGTAGAAGTTCTAGACGAAAATGACAACAACCCTGAAATAATCATTACTTCTCTCTCTGATCAGATTTTGGAGGATTCCCATCCAGGAATGGTCGTGGCTCTCTTCAAAACACAGGACCAGGATTCTGGGGAAAATGGAGAAGTCACATGTAATTTAAGTAGAGATATTCCATTTAAGATTCATTCTTCATCTAATAATTACTACAAGCTGGTTACAGATGGAGCCTTAGATCGAGAGCACACTCCCCAATACAACGTCACCATAACAGCCACTGATAGGGGAAAGCCTCCACTCTCCTCCAGCACTACCATCACCCTGCACATCGGGGATGTCAACGACAACGCGCCAGTTTTCCACCAGGCCTCCTACGTGGTCCACGTGGCCGAAAACAACCCTCCTGGAGCCTCCATCGCCCAAGTCAGCGCCTCCGACCCCGACCTGGGGCCCAACGGCCGCGTCTCCTACTCCATCGTGGCCAGCGACCTGGAGCCACGGGCGCTGGCGTCCTACGTGTCGGTGAGCGCGCAGAGCGGCGTGGTGTTCGCGCAGCGCGCCTTCGACCACGAGCAGCTGCGCGCCTTCGAGCTGACCCTGCAGGCCCGCGACCAGGGCTCGCCCGCGCTCAGCGCCAACGTGAGCCTGCGCGTGTTGGTGGGCGACCGCAACGACAACGCGCCGCGGGTGCTGTACCCGGCGCTGGGGCCCGACGGCTCGGCGCTCTTCGACACGGTGCCGCGCGCCGCGCAGCCCGGCTACCTGGTCACCAAGGTGGTGGCGGTGGACGCCGACTCGGGACACAATGCCTGGCTGTCATACCACGTGCTGCAGGCCAGCGAGCCGGGACTCTTCAGCCTGGGGCTGCGCACGGGCGAGGTGCGCACGGCGCGTGCCTTGGGCGACAGGGACGCGGCCCGCCAGCGCCTGCTGGTCGCTGTGCGGGATGGGGGACAGCCGCCCCTGTCGGCCACAGCCACGCTGCTCCTGGTTTTCGCTGACAGCTTGCAGGAGGCGCTGCCAGACGTCAGCGAGCGCCAGGCGCCCGCTGATCCCCAGGCTGAGCTGCAGTTCTACCTGGTGGTGGCTTTGGCCTTGATCTCCGTGCTCTTCCTCCTCGCGGTGATTCTGGCGGTTGCCCTGCGCTTGAGAAGCTCTTCCAGCCTGGCCACAGGAGGCTGCTTTGAGTCTGGTCTCTGCTCCAAGTCTGGACCCGAGATTCCTTCTAACTACAGTGAAGGAACATTGCCCTATGCTTATAATTTGTGTGTGCCTGGCGATCAAACTAATGTGGAATTTAATTTTCTCACATCTGTTGATCATTTTCCAGCCACACAAGATATTCTCAACAAAGATAGCTCTTTGGGGCTATCAGCTAGCATTTTAATTCCTAATGTTGAAGCAGACAAGAAGACTTTTAAACAggtaagtatttaaaataacacttttttatattctaatatGCCAATATTTTTCAATATGCCATCGTTTAAAGATTCTAAATAAAGGGGCATGTGGcttgctcagttggtagagcacgtgtttcttaatctcaaggttatgagttcaatccccacttgggcatagagcttacttaaaaataaaataatgattctaGATTCAGTCTCTTGATAAAGTTCTTAAGGGTAAATATAAGTCAAACCTATTGGTATAACTGTTTAAAGTTTACAATGGAGTCCTTCTCCATTcagagtaaaaatatatatgtatagaaatCTCTGGCAAATTTTTCATGAAATAGGCTATTACTTAAGAATATGGAACacaattatagttttatattttggtattttaaatgaCTACCCTAATGCCATCcaaattttctcaaatgtttcctatttattttactCAATAAAGAAATATTGTTAGGAATTATACTCATGTGCCCTGATATTTTTTTGGAACTGTGCTAGTTCCACATCCACAAATACTATTCCCTTCAGTTGTTAAAAATCAATAGGAAGGAAATCTAACCTACAAGTTTTCAATTCCAgtagtatttgaaaatattttttaaattaagcaagctctttttaataattattacttttattaagtGCTCTTAGTAAATCTTTATCACATTATACAACTCTTTATTGTGTGCAATTTTCAttgttataaatatgtataattctTGGAAAAGTGTGTAATAACTTATGGAAGACACATTAGTTGGGTTTTCTTACTCGTTGCAATAATAAGATTCGGCTCTAGGCGCCGCTCTTCACCAATCAGGGAATGGGAAGCTGCAAGCAGcagtcccttcctccctccctcatctctACAACACAAAGCGGAGTATTATGGATACTCACAGATCCTGATGCTGGAAACAAAATGGTTCGCTCTCTAATATATTTTGGCTGCAATCATTCCGGAACCTCGTAGATTCATAAGCCGATTCAGAAAAAAACAGCTCAGGAAATCAGGGAATATATGCTCAGTTTACTGCCATGGGGAATCCGCTACTACGCCTGGACCGCAGCGGGCTGGTCCTCCTGTACATTTTTCTGAGGACTCTACAGGAGTCTGAGGCAGGGCATATCCGATATTCGGTGCCTGAAGAGACAGACAAAGGCTTCTTCGTGGGCAATATTTCCAATGACCTGGGGTTGGAGCCCTGGGAGCTGGCGGAACGCGGCATCCGCATCATCTCCAGAGATAGGACGCAGCTTTTCGCTCTGAATCCGCGAAGTGGCAGCTTGATCACTGCAGGTAGGTTAGACCGGGAGGAGCTCTGTGAGACAGTGTcttcctgttttttaaatatagagataCTTGTGGAAGATACCCTGAAAATTTATGGAGTAGAGGTGGAAATAATGGATATTAATGATAATGCCCCCAGCTTTCAGGA
The Vulpes vulpes isolate BD-2025 chromosome 2, VulVul3, whole genome shotgun sequence genome window above contains:
- the LOC112934395 gene encoding protocadherin gamma-A10 isoform X6 — its product is MAARRNRSHRTALVLLCLFLGPSWEAEARQIRYSVPEELEKGSFVGNIAKDLGLEPWELAERGARIVSRGRTQLFALNPRSGSLVTADRIDREELCAQSPRCLVNFNILVEDRVKLFGIEIEVTDINDNAPKFQAENVDVKINENVAPGMRFPLLEAVDPDVGENSLQSYQLSSNKHFSLAVQSRASGVKYPELVLEHALDREEEAVHHLVLTALDGGDPLLSGTVLISVTVFDTNDNAPVFTLPEYRVSVLENLPVGTQLLRVTATDKDEGANGEVTYSFRKSPDTQLLKFQLNKNTGEIKLSENLDYEETDFYELEIQAEDGGAYHAMAKVFITVEDVNDNSPEVTVTSLFSPLLEDSPLGTVIALLNVHDPDSGQNGQVTCSISGDLPFKLEKSIDSYYRLVTHRTLDREQVSSYNITVTATDGGNPPLLTDTHFTLQVADINDNPPTFSHISYFTYILENNPRGASIFSVTALDPDSKENAQVIYSLAENTFQEAPLSSYISINSDTGVLYALRSFDYEQFRDLQIQVIATDSGDPPLSSNMSLSIFVLDQNDNAPEILYPTLPIDGSTGVELAPRYAEPGYLVTKVVAVDRDSGQNAWLSYHLLKASEPGLFQVGLHTGEVRTARALLDRDALKQSLVVAVQDHGQPPLSATITLTVAIADSIPDVLADLGSLEAPRDSQASDLTLYLVVAVASVSCVFLAFVIVLLALRLRRWHASRLLQAAGGGLLGVPASASQFVGVDGVRAFLQTYSHEVSLTAGSRESHMIFPQPNYVDTLLSQESCEKKDPLSLLDDSKFPIEDTPLAPQAPPNTDWRFSQAQRPGTSGSQNGDETGTWPNNQFDTEMLQAMILASASEAADGSSTLGGGAGTMGLSARYGPQFTLQHVPDYRQNVYIPGSNATLTNAAGKRDGKAPAGGNGSKKKSGKKEKK
- the LOC112934395 gene encoding protocadherin gamma-B7 isoform X12; translated protein: MGGSCVRRRPAGRRQVLFPFLLPLFYPALCEPIRYSIPEELAKGSVVGNLAKDLGLSVLDVSARKLRVSAEKLLFNVDAESGDLLVKDRIDREQICKERRRCELQLEAMVENPLNIFHIIVVVEDINDHAPQFHKDEINLEISESVTPGTGIILESAEDPDINMNSLNKYQLSPNEYFSLVVKDNPDGGKYPELVLKKTLDRETQSSHHLVLTALDSGDPPQSSTAQIRILVVDANDNPPVFSQNLYKVSLLEGVPPGTLVVKVSATDQDEGFNAEITYSFLGVVNKAQHVFSLDSATGSIITHQPLDFEEVERYTMDVEAKDRGSLSTQCKVIVEVLDENDNNPEIIITSLSDQILEDSHPGMVVALFKTQDQDSGENGEVTCNLSRDIPFKIHSSSNNYYKLVTDGALDREHTPQYNVTITATDRGKPPLSSSTTITLHIGDVNDNAPVFHQASYVVHVAENNPPGASIAQVSASDPDLGPNGRVSYSIVASDLEPRALASYVSVSAQSGVVFAQRAFDHEQLRAFELTLQARDQGSPALSANVSLRVLVGDRNDNAPRVLYPALGPDGSALFDTVPRAAQPGYLVTKVVAVDADSGHNAWLSYHVLQASEPGLFSLGLRTGEVRTARALGDRDAARQRLLVAVRDGGQPPLSATATLLLVFADSLQEALPDVSERQAPADPQAELQFYLVVALALISVLFLLAVILAVALRLRSSSSLATGGCFESGLCSKSGPEIPSNYSEGTLPYAYNLCVPGDQTNVEFNFLTSVDHFPATQDILNKDSSLGLSASILIPNVEADKKTFKQQAPPNTDWRFSQAQRPGTSGSQNGDETGTWPNNQFDTEMLQAMILASASEAADGSSTLGGGAGTMGLSARYGPQFTLQHVPDYRQNVYIPGSNATLTNAAGKRDGKAPAGGNGSKKKSGKKEKK